GTGCTGATCTCCGTGCCCAGAAGTTCGAGGAACAGCGCCAGCCATTTTGGATGGGCCGGCCACGCCGGTGCGGTCACGAAGTTCCCGTCGACGATCGCATCGTCGATTGCGATGTCGGCGAACTCCGCTCCGGCGTTGCTCACATCAGGTCCTACGGCCGGGTAGGCGGAGATTCGCCGACCATCGATGACGCCGGCTGCTGCGAGCACCTGGGCGCCGTGGCAGACCGAGGCGATCGGCTTGTCGTTCTCGGCGAAGTGACGCGTGACTTCGATGACTTTCGCATCCAGCCTGATGTACTCCGGAGCCCGTCCTCCCGCGATCACGAGGGCGTCGTAGTCGGCAGGGTCGACGTCGGCGAATGTGGTGTTGAGGGTGAAGTTGTGCCCAGGCTTCTCGCTGTAGGTCTGGTCGCCTTCGAAGTCGTGAATCGCGGTACGAATCTGCTCTCCGCTCGCCTTGTTCGGACACACCGTGTGCACGGTATGACCGACCATCTGGAGCGCCTGAAACGGCACCATCGTTTCGTAGTCCTCCGCGAAATCTCCAACGAGCATGAGGATCTTCTTGGCCATGACCTCTCCTTCCTCACGACCAACCGTTGGTCGCTCCTGTGTCCATACTCGCGCTTTCCGGCGGGGGCCGGGTGGAGAATGTCTGTTTTTCGGATACGTGCGTTCTCGTTCGAGCGTGTGCAGGGGGTTCCTCGCAGGAAGGATCGGGCTCGAGGTGACACGTCGGTCTGGAAGTGTGAAACGGGGGATTCCGCTGCGGGAAGGCAAATGGGGCCTCCGGCCATGGCCTTCGGTAGCATGGCGTCCAGCACCGGAGCCGCCGGAGTGACGGTTGTTCGCGGCCGCTCTTCAGAGAGATTCGAGGAGATCACGATGACGAAATGGGTCTACGCGTTTGGCGAGGTGGCGGACGCAGAGAAGTATGCAGGTTCTTGGGACGGTGTCCGCGGCCTTCTGGGCGGCAAGGGGGCGAACCTCGCCGAGATGTCTCGGATCGGCGTGCCGGTGCCCCCCGGGTTCACGATCACGACCGAGGCCTGCAACGCGTACCTCGAGGCCGGCGAGTCATTCCCACCGGGCATGTGGGAGGAGGCGCTGGCTGCGTTGCACGCCATGGAGGAGCAGACCGGCAAGACGTTCGGCGACCCGGAGAATCCGTTGCTCGTGTCCTGTCGTTCCGGAGCGAAGTTCTCCATGCCCGGGATGATGGACACGGTGCTCAACATCGGTCTGAACGACGAGGTCGTCGAGGGAGTTGCCCGGCTCACCGGCGACCCACGGTTCGCCTATGACTCGTACCGCCGTCTCATCCAGATGTTCGGGACCGTGGTTCTCAACGTATCCGGCGAGCCGTTCGAAGAGGTTTTGGCGAAATACCGCGACCGGTTCGGTGTCACCAACGATGCCGAACTTCCGCCTGAAGCCATCAAGGAGGTTGTTGCCGAGTTCAAGGAGATCATCCGGGATGAGGCAGGCCTCGAGTTCCCGCAAGATCCCTATCAGCAGTTGGAGTTGGCAACGGAAGCCGTGTTCAAGTCCTGGAACAGTCCGAGGGCGTACGCGTATCGCAAGGCCGCCAACATCGCCGACGATCTGGGGACTGCGGTCAACATCGTCACGATGGTGTTCGGGAACATGGGGAGCGACTCGGCGACAGGCGTGGCCATGTCGCGCAACGCCACGACCGGTGAGAAGTCGATCGAAGGCGATTACCTGGTGAACGCCCAAGGCGAAGATGTCGTTGCCGGTGGTCGGGTGACCGACCCGGTTCAGAAACTCGCAGACGATATGCCGGAGATCTGGAAACAGTTCACCGGTATCGCTCAGAAACTCGAGCACCATTACCGCGACATGCAGGACATGGAGTTCACGATCGAACGCGGGAAACTGTGGCTGCTCCAGACTCGCGACGGAAAGCGCACCGCGCAGGCGGCCGTCAAGATCGCCGTCGACTTGGTGGGGGAGAGCCTGATCACCAAGGAAGAGGCGGTGATGCGGGTCTCACCCGAACAGGTCGACTTCTTCCTGCACCCGCAATTCGAGGCGGAGTCTCGAGCGGCCGCCACCGAAGGTGGCGCGCTCGTCGCCAAAGGCCTCAACGTCTCGCCCGGCGCCGCCGTGGGCGTGGTCGCGTTCGACGCCGACCTGGCGCAGCGGTGGGCCACCGAGGAGGGCAAGCAG
This region of Actinomycetota bacterium genomic DNA includes:
- a CDS encoding DJ-1/PfpI family protein, yielding MAKKILMLVGDFAEDYETMVPFQALQMVGHTVHTVCPNKASGEQIRTAIHDFEGDQTYSEKPGHNFTLNTTFADVDPADYDALVIAGGRAPEYIRLDAKVIEVTRHFAENDKPIASVCHGAQVLAAAGVIDGRRISAYPAVGPDVSNAGAEFADIAIDDAIVDGNFVTAPAWPAHPKWLALFLELLGTEISTG